A single region of the Lysinibacillus sp. B2A1 genome encodes:
- a CDS encoding thiol-disulfide oxidoreductase: MKLREQMPELVGATTWLNGEVTKADLVGEKPTLIHFWSVSCHLCKEAMPDVNNFRDQFKDELNVVAVHMPRSEADTDLDTIKAVAAEHDIVQPIFVDSEMKLTDAFENQYVPAYFVFDKDGQLRHMQAGGSGMKMLEKRVNRVLDEMRNAE; this comes from the coding sequence ATGAAACTTCGTGAACAAATGCCGGAATTAGTAGGCGCCACAACTTGGTTAAATGGTGAAGTAACAAAAGCAGATCTAGTAGGTGAAAAGCCAACATTAATTCATTTTTGGTCAGTTAGCTGCCATCTATGTAAGGAAGCAATGCCAGATGTAAATAATTTCCGCGATCAATTCAAAGATGAGCTAAATGTTGTAGCAGTACATATGCCACGCTCAGAGGCAGATACTGATTTAGACACAATTAAAGCAGTAGCGGCAGAGCATGATATTGTACAACCAATCTTTGTAGATAGTGAAATGAAGCTAACAGATGCTTTTGAAAATCAATATGTGCCTGCGTATTTTGTGTTTGATAAAGATGGCCAGCTTCGTCATATGCAAGCTGGTGGCAGTGGTATGAAAATGCTAGAAAAACGTGTGAATCGTGTGTTAGATGAAATGCGCAATGCTGAATAA
- a CDS encoding histidine kinase, translating into MMKMPVNGKILLVTFLIIALSFLLGGIFVLGNLLSEQEKDFGQRAMLVARTVSNVPELSVHLKNDNLKEAAKNINKIVDGIRVINKAEYIVVMNMERIKLSHPVSKELGRRSESQDLNAAFSEHYYVSKARGESGVMIRAFVPIINDKKEQVGIVVVGYSLPTLLEMLQSYEQEIFITIVISLIFSVLGAYTLGRHIKKQMFGLEPHEIAKMYVERTETFNAMHEGIIAVDKEMNITIFNEKAADILGVTRNIEDCIGQKIYDVLPDTRLPEIVETATPVYDQELYINHHSILSNRVPIIVNNELVGAVAMFKDLTAVKKLAEEVTGVKAFVQALRVQTHEHKNKLHTIAGLLQLGHTKQALEYVTATTENEASLTKFLNERFHNENISGLLLSKVSYGKELGIEVEIDRKSHFKRFPPLLDHHDFVVLLGNLIENAFEALNVLSKDDKYVAISVDEHDGVLAIGVFDNGIGMGKEVQARMFENGFSTKASENRGIGLHLIHEIVRKGNGDIEVVSEFMKGTSFLILFELGEE; encoded by the coding sequence ATGATGAAAATGCCTGTAAACGGCAAGATTCTGTTAGTGACATTTTTAATCATTGCACTCTCCTTTTTACTAGGTGGTATTTTTGTACTCGGTAACTTATTATCTGAGCAGGAAAAAGATTTTGGTCAGCGTGCAATGCTTGTTGCTCGAACTGTTTCAAATGTACCAGAGCTGAGTGTGCATTTGAAAAATGACAATTTGAAAGAAGCCGCTAAAAATATCAATAAAATTGTAGATGGTATTAGGGTGATTAATAAGGCAGAGTATATTGTTGTGATGAATATGGAGCGTATTAAACTATCCCATCCAGTAAGTAAGGAATTAGGACGACGAAGTGAGTCGCAGGATCTGAATGCAGCATTTAGTGAGCATTATTATGTATCGAAAGCACGTGGAGAATCAGGTGTCATGATACGGGCTTTTGTTCCGATTATCAATGACAAAAAGGAACAGGTAGGCATTGTGGTAGTTGGCTATTCATTACCAACGCTCCTAGAAATGCTACAAAGTTATGAGCAAGAAATTTTTATAACGATTGTTATATCGCTGATTTTCAGCGTTTTGGGCGCATATACACTTGGGCGACATATAAAAAAACAAATGTTTGGGCTTGAACCTCATGAAATTGCCAAGATGTATGTGGAAAGAACAGAAACCTTTAATGCGATGCATGAGGGAATAATAGCTGTTGATAAGGAAATGAATATTACCATTTTTAATGAAAAGGCAGCTGACATATTAGGCGTTACTAGGAATATAGAGGACTGTATTGGTCAAAAGATTTATGATGTTTTGCCTGATACTCGTCTGCCTGAGATTGTTGAAACTGCAACACCTGTTTATGATCAGGAGCTTTACATTAATCATCATAGTATTTTAAGCAATCGTGTACCAATTATTGTGAATAACGAGCTAGTTGGTGCAGTTGCCATGTTTAAGGATTTAACAGCCGTGAAAAAGCTCGCGGAGGAGGTCACAGGTGTAAAAGCCTTTGTTCAAGCACTACGTGTACAAACCCATGAGCATAAAAATAAGCTTCATACGATTGCAGGACTTCTGCAATTGGGACATACAAAGCAAGCACTTGAATATGTTACAGCCACTACTGAAAATGAAGCTTCTTTAACGAAGTTTTTAAATGAACGCTTTCATAATGAAAATATTTCAGGTCTATTATTAAGTAAGGTAAGTTATGGCAAAGAACTAGGAATTGAAGTTGAGATTGATCGAAAAAGTCATTTTAAACGCTTTCCCCCTCTTTTAGATCATCATGACTTTGTTGTTCTACTCGGAAATTTAATCGAAAATGCCTTTGAGGCTTTAAATGTCCTTTCAAAGGATGATAAATATGTCGCTATCTCTGTAGATGAGCATGATGGTGTATTAGCGATAGGAGTTTTTGATAATGGGATTGGAATGGGAAAAGAGGTGCAGGCTCGTATGTTTGAAAATGGATTTTCGACTAAGGCTAGCGAAAATCGGGGCATTGGCTTGCATTTAATCCATGAAATTGTAAGAAAAGGTAATGGAGATATTGAAGTAGTGAGTGAATTTATGAAAGGAACAAGTTTCTTAATCTTATTTGAGTTAGGAGAAGAATAG
- a CDS encoding potassium transporter Trk codes for MKKEFAVIGLGRFGGSIVRELMSQGAQVMAIDHSSERVDEFASIATQAVIADSTDESVLNSLGIRNFEHVIVAIGEDIQASILTTIILKEIGVQQITVKAQNDYHEKVLRKIGADFVVHPERDMGIRIANNMLSNTVLDYLELSDEHSIMELKANDAIAGYSIIDLDIRAKYGINIVGIKRGADIIVSPQASDKILLGDIMLVIGADVDINRFVKKALNG; via the coding sequence ATGAAAAAAGAGTTTGCTGTCATTGGACTTGGGCGTTTTGGAGGAAGTATTGTTCGCGAGCTGATGAGTCAGGGTGCACAAGTTATGGCGATTGATCATTCTTCGGAGCGTGTGGATGAATTTGCTTCTATTGCGACTCAGGCTGTTATCGCAGATTCGACAGATGAATCGGTCCTAAATTCATTAGGTATTCGTAATTTTGAGCATGTAATCGTTGCGATCGGTGAAGATATTCAGGCCAGTATTTTAACAACTATTATTTTAAAGGAAATAGGTGTGCAGCAAATTACGGTCAAAGCCCAAAATGATTATCATGAAAAGGTGCTACGCAAAATTGGTGCTGATTTTGTTGTTCACCCTGAACGTGATATGGGTATTCGTATTGCCAATAATATGCTGTCCAATACAGTTCTTGATTATTTGGAGCTTTCGGATGAACATTCGATTATGGAGTTAAAGGCAAATGATGCAATTGCAGGCTACTCCATTATCGATTTAGATATTCGTGCAAAGTATGGTATTAACATTGTCGGTATCAAACGTGGTGCAGATATTATTGTATCACCACAGGCTAGTGACAAAATTTTACTAGGTGATATTATGTTGGTCATTGGGGCTGATGTAGACATTAACCGCTTTGTGAAAAAGGCATTGAATGGGTAG
- a CDS encoding thioredoxin: MAERMVGKQAPDFTMEAVLPDKSFGKVSLEDIKGQDKWTVLFFYPMDFTFVCPTEITAMSDRYDEFEDLDAEVIGVSTDTIHTHLAWINTDRTQNGLGELKYPLAADTNHQISKEYGVLIEEEGIALRGLFIINPEGELKYQTIFDNNIGRDVDETLRVLQALQTGGLCPANWRPGQATL, translated from the coding sequence ATGGCAGAACGCATGGTAGGTAAACAAGCACCTGACTTTACAATGGAAGCAGTACTTCCAGACAAATCTTTTGGCAAAGTATCATTAGAAGACATTAAAGGACAAGACAAATGGACTGTTCTTTTCTTCTATCCAATGGACTTCACTTTTGTATGTCCAACTGAAATCACTGCAATGAGCGATCGTTATGACGAGTTCGAAGACTTAGATGCAGAAGTAATCGGTGTGTCTACGGATACAATCCACACACACTTAGCATGGATTAACACAGACCGCACTCAAAATGGTCTTGGTGAATTAAAGTATCCATTAGCTGCTGATACAAACCACCAAATTTCAAAAGAGTATGGTGTATTAATTGAAGAAGAAGGTATCGCACTACGCGGTCTATTCATCATCAACCCAGAAGGCGAATTAAAATACCAAACAATTTTCGATAACAACATCGGCCGTGATGTAGATGAAACTTTGCGTGTACTTCAAGCTTTACAAACTGGCGGTCTTTGCCCAGCAAACTGGCGTCCAGGTCAAGCAACTCTATAA
- a CDS encoding glutamate/aspartate:proton symporter GltP codes for MKLLKNLTVQVIVAIILGIIVGAIFPEFGASLKILADLFIKLIKMLIAPIIFLTVVIGIGSMGDMKKVGKIGGKALLYFEIVSTIALAIGIAVALIVSPGTGLDTSGASEADISKYTTAAAETEQGLGAFISSIIPENVVGALATGQLLPVLFSAILFGLAAASIGAPAKPVITFFEQVAEIFFKIVSMVMKISPIGAFGAMAYTIGNFGLKSLGNLGLLMAAVYITMFLFVVFILGSIAKFFGFNIFKFIAYIKDEIFLVIGTSSSESALPSMMRKLENFGCSKQVVGLVVPTGYSFNLDGTSIYLSMAALFIAQAYGMELTWIQIITLLGILMITSKGAAGVTGSGFITLAATLAAFPMIPVEGIALLIGVDRFMSEARAVTNLIGNGVACVVVSKSEKEFDVTMQERALQGKATIVS; via the coding sequence ATGAAATTACTGAAAAATTTGACTGTTCAGGTTATAGTGGCTATCATCCTTGGGATAATTGTTGGAGCAATTTTCCCTGAGTTTGGTGCCAGCTTAAAAATCCTAGCAGATCTATTCATTAAATTAATTAAAATGTTAATTGCCCCAATCATCTTCTTAACAGTGGTTATTGGAATCGGCAGTATGGGAGATATGAAAAAGGTTGGGAAAATTGGAGGTAAGGCATTACTTTACTTCGAAATAGTATCCACAATTGCCCTAGCAATCGGAATTGCTGTTGCTTTAATCGTTAGTCCTGGTACAGGTTTGGATACATCAGGTGCATCTGAAGCTGATATTTCCAAATATACAACTGCTGCGGCTGAAACTGAGCAAGGCTTGGGTGCATTCATTTCTAGTATTATTCCAGAAAATGTTGTAGGTGCACTGGCAACTGGTCAATTATTACCTGTTCTATTCTCTGCTATTTTATTTGGTTTAGCTGCTGCCTCGATTGGTGCACCTGCAAAACCAGTCATCACATTCTTTGAGCAAGTTGCAGAGATTTTCTTCAAAATTGTAAGTATGGTTATGAAAATATCACCAATCGGAGCATTTGGTGCAATGGCTTATACGATTGGAAATTTTGGTTTAAAATCACTAGGTAACCTAGGTCTATTAATGGCTGCCGTGTATATTACAATGTTTTTATTTGTTGTCTTTATTTTAGGATCCATTGCAAAATTCTTTGGATTTAACATCTTTAAATTTATCGCATACATCAAAGATGAGATTTTCTTAGTTATTGGTACATCCTCCTCTGAATCAGCCCTGCCATCTATGATGCGAAAGCTTGAAAATTTTGGTTGTTCGAAACAGGTTGTAGGTTTAGTCGTTCCTACTGGTTACTCCTTCAATCTTGATGGGACTTCCATCTATCTATCAATGGCTGCATTGTTTATTGCACAAGCATATGGAATGGAACTCACTTGGATACAAATCATTACACTACTTGGGATTTTAATGATTACTTCTAAGGGCGCAGCGGGTGTAACAGGTTCAGGTTTTATCACATTAGCAGCGACTTTAGCTGCCTTCCCAATGATTCCAGTGGAAGGAATCGCGCTTTTAATCGGTGTTGATCGTTTTATGTCTGAGGCTCGTGCTGTAACAAATTTAATTGGTAATGGTGTAGCCTGTGTTGTAGTGTCAAAATCTGAAAAAGAGTTTGATGTAACTATGCAAGAACGTGCACTTCAGGGAAAGGCCACTATTGTATCCTAA